In the Castor canadensis chromosome 1, mCasCan1.hap1v2, whole genome shotgun sequence genome, GGAAATATAAGCAACACAGACCTTCTGTGAATCCCCCATCACTCATTTTGCTCTGGCATAGCTATTCTATTCAAACGAGCACATTGGTTTGGCTAGTACCTCCTCCCCCAATTTAGGCAAATTGCTGAGTCCTGTACTGTTCAGATTTGTTcatagaactttttaaaaaatcagcttcATGCTTATATTGTCCCATTTTGACCATTACAAAGATCTAAGCAGCAGAGTCACTCTAGTTTTTAGCAGACAATGGAAACTTCAGTGTGAAAACTTCTCAACTTTCACACACTTAGAAATTTACCTGTCTTGTCTTCGCAACCACCTGCTAAAGAAAGTCACATAAACAGTGTCCcaagacaggaagagaaagacaatAGGTAGTGAAACAAGAAGCAGGTTCAGAGACTGACATTCACGAGCACAAATAGTGCTTGAGTGTGATTCCAAGTGTGCCTCAAACAGGGAAGCCAAGCTTTCCAAAAGTGAGATTGGAGAATTTATGCATAGAAATAGCTGAACTGGGAAACAAGAAGGGACAACTCCAGAAGAGAATaacatttctttctgttctgCAGCTCTCTTTTGTCTTCTCAACTCCCAAAGATGTTTCCTTTTTAGGCACCAAAAATCCTGTGGGTCTTGGGCAGAATTATACTCTAGAAGTCTcaaatttcctcattttatacCACTCCTTATTCAGTAGAGTTCTCACTTTTTCTATTCATtctagcaagaaaaaaaatctatcattctTAATCAGCTGGCAAACTTATCAGACAAATGGCTTATGGAGATAATTATCAGTGTTACGAGTCAAAGCCATTTTAACTTCTAATGAGAGCTCAACTGTGACAGGAAGTCCAATAAGTCTTAATACAATATTCTTCATTCCTGAATAGCCTAATTCATGAAAAAATGGACACGGAAAACCAGAGCAGATCATCACTCACTCTCCCAAACCCAGAAGAGCCCTCCAGGTAAGCACAgactatcattttttcttttctgttctgcaTCATTTTTCACATCGGGGAAGTCACATTGCTGGGCAGATAGATGCCAGTTCACATATTTCTGCATGGACTCATCTAAATTGGTTAACATATTGGGTCTAAGGAAGCTAGCTGCTATGCTTTCATaggcaatctcactcctgggaaGGAAGATTTTCACTCACCTTGTGTACTGGGAATAAAAGGTTTTCTAACACTAGAGGTTTGTGTTTGGGGTGTGAGACAAGAGATTTTGTATAACTCATACAGATCTCTTGCCTCTGTATTTGACATGAGTTGGGCATCAGAAGCCTTGCTAAATGACCTCCTTTCTGCTTGGTCTTTCTGAAGTTTAAGCTGTGGGATCCTGTTCTGAAGATGAAAATAGTTATAGAGGGCCACCCATCAAACCCACTCCTTCATGGTCCTCTGTGCTCATCAAGTTGTATGTGTCATTGAGAAAATATATCCAGGCACATTTTTATGTTAAAAGGACTGTGAAATCCATAGGCAAACATATCTGGTTTTGATTTCACTTATCAACATACAAGGATGGGAAATAACTGATGGTAATCATGGATTAAGAATAAGAGTATTGGTGTGTTTATTGCTCTGTTTTATTCCACCTAATCACTTAGAGAATGTTCAAGTTTTCTTGGCCAATTATTTGGACCCTCTAAGCCTTGGTTTCTCAGTCATTAAATGAAGATTTCAATTGTaggactattttttaaaaataaacaaataaaactccCCTTTCTGACAGTCAACAACTTTGCACAGGGAGTAAAAGAATTTCCTAATGACTGGAATTCCGGTAAATTTCAGTGTGCCTGAAATTGAACCCTCAGAAGTGTCTTTCCGTGGAAAACCTCTGCCAGAGAGGCCCACCTCATCCCCACGACCACAGACATGGCTGACGTTTTTGAAGAAAGAGCTGCAGTTCCTGGGGGTGAGTGTATCTCTTCTAGCCTGAACTAGAGTAAGGGATGGCTCTAGGAAAAGTATTGGTTATATCAACAGTTACTTTTCTTGGGTTCATGAGGAGTGAAAGATTCTCTAAAATTCCTGATAGATGAATTCCTGATATTAGTTGAGCCCTTTTGGGAAAACATAAGCATGTTCTTGTGAACACTTTAAATTACTGGTATACAAATGGCAGACAGGAATAAAGGCTTCATAATCTCTGCCTTTACTTATATTGACAGAACCATTACTGATGTCTACCATAACTACGTAAGTGAAGGTGTATGAGATGTGTATTGGCCATTATGCAATAGGTCATGCTTGTATCAATTCAGTTCTTGTAGTGGCCAGGGGATTACTATAAAATCTCACATTAGAATTACTTCTCAGGACAGTCTGAAACACGAAAGCAATTTCTCATATTGCTTTCATTTATAAGGCAATTGATATACTCTTAGAAAAATATGTTCTAACTCAAAAAATTCATGTATCCTGTACCATAGGTAACCCAGATTTTCATTGGTCTGATATGCCTTTGTTTTGGAACAATTGTCTGCTCTGTACTTGATATTTCAGACTTTGAGGAAGAGATATTTTCGTCATTTACAGCAGGCTACCCATTCTGGGGAGCATTATCGGTGAGTATGTTCTATAATTGTTTCTGATATAACGCTAAACATAGATTTTCTTTTAGCTTTGGcagtgctgaagtttgaacttagggcttcatgcactctactgcttgagtcacaactccacctctttttgctctagttattttagagatagaatcttgctttctgtccaggctagtctggaccatgatactcctattttatgctttctgccactgctgggatgacaggcatgcaccaacattCCCAGCTTttgttttccattgagatggggtcttacaaactgtttttgcccaggctggtctgggactacaatccttttgatctcagcctcccaagtagctaggattaaaggtgtgagctcAGCTgattatagatttttcttttgtttcagtgtAACCGAATTACTTATCTCCAGTATTAAGTCatatttacaattctttaaaaaatgtataatgtgtacatgtgtgcagtttacaaagcactttttcatatatgtgctaattaacaacaaaaaagtttttccATACTTAATAACTGTGGGCAAAAATTTAGCATacttttttcagatgagaaaaatgtTAGACTTGCCTAAGAAAGTTTAAGCTAGTAGAAATTGAACCTGAATTTCCAGAATCTGATGCAAGAAAATATACTAACAATATTCATCAATAAAATTGCACAACAAATACACACTATTTTATCTGtcaactaaaaataatttaaaattctttctttatgaACGGATGGGAAAAATATTGCTAAGGTGAGGATAACAAAGCTAGCAGGCATTTGATGAAGTTTTACTATGCCGTAAATCCACTTTTGTATGTTCTCATTGGATTCCTTTCTCATTGGATTTGGTGTACTGTCTGGAAAATAGATTGTTGAATGAGAAAACAAGGACATAtaactttattgaggtataactgACATATGATGAATTGCACATATGAAAGATGAGTAATTGGAAaagttttattcatatatatgcacacataaaaTGTCACCACATATGCTCCCCCAAATTTGATGAGTGTGTCTAGAATCCTCAAAAGTTTCCTGTGCTTCTCTGGAagcccttcctgcctccctccagtTCCTGTCTCCTCATCCTGAAGCAATTGTTGTTCTCCTTTctgtaaatgtaaatgaatttgaATGTAAATGAATTCTCTTGAGCTTTATATAAATGGACATATCACTGTCTGTTTTCCTTCATTCTGCATAATTACTATGCAATTACCTATGTTGCTTTGTATCAATATTTTATTCGTAAGGATAGATTTTAACCATAAAATGCCACGTTGACTTGCCACTCTGCTAAATACCAAAGCTAATACTAAGACAACTTGTTCCGGAATCTCCTCAAACCTCtaccatattttatttgaaatctcttctctgtcttttcatCCCAAATATTTACCTTGTTAAGTATCTCTTAACCCATATACCATCTGAATCTTTCAGAGATTGCTTGAATTTGTGCTACTGATTTATAATCCTCTAAATTTTTACtcacatacattttctttctttcttttattgtaccgggggggggtacattgtgacatctacagagttcttacaacatatcatagttgagttcacccccccatcattctcctttctctcccctcaccccattcctggaagagtttcaacagatttttttttccattcacatacatgagtacatcatatttccaccatattcaccctcctattccctttccttatctccttcccccacccactggtgccaacccccagataggacctgttttgctttctattctctgtttttgaacaGTGCATTTTCATAATCACTGTATGACTACATGATAGTAATCACATAGACATGATAGCATGATATATATTGGACTCTGGAGATACACATCTCCAGAGGAGCTGACAATGGAACACAGAGGATGCACATGTAAGCAAATAAGCACAATTAAATGATAGTACTATTAAAGCAGAGTAGTACACCAGTTGCTGCTAGCCTACGGCCCTCCTGAAGTGATCCATGGAGTCTCAAAGTCAGCTTCACCTGGGCACCCTCAGGACCCAGCCAAGCCCTAATAAGTAAGAACCTGCATTTTATCAAGACTCATATGATTTATACACACACTTAATTTTGAGAAGCACTTTAtaggaaataagaataaagaaatactGCCTGGGCTAGGTGTagtccagtggtagagtacctacttaatgcaaagtcctgggttgaaacaaaggaaggaaggaaggaaggaaggaaggaaggaaggaaggaaagaagggaggaaggaagagtaaATACTAGTCTCATGAGGACCACTAATAGATAGATTTATACAGTACtcaaaaattttactttatatttggaGGATGGGAGATAAGGCACACAGTGAATGGCAGATGCTCACTATATTTTATTCCCCTTTTCTTTTGAACAGTTTGGTATTTCTGGATTTTTATCAATTATATCtgaaaagaagaatggaatgtaTCTGGTGAGTTACAGTTTTGTCTTTGTGCATCCCTGGGAAGGTAAGAAAGGAAGGATTCTTGCAACAATAGTTgtatataatcattaaaatatgCATC is a window encoding:
- the Ms4a2 gene encoding high affinity immunoglobulin epsilon receptor subunit beta isoform X1, with the translated sequence MDTENQSRSSLTLPNPEEPSSVPEIEPSEVSFRGKPLPERPTSSPRPQTWLTFLKKELQFLGVTQIFIGLICLCFGTIVCSVLDISDFEEEIFSSFTAGYPFWGALSFGISGFLSIISEKKNGMYLVRGSLGANTVSSIAAGAGIIILILNLSYSSAYINQCEDVSEDDSCFVASFTIEIVTMMLFLTILAFCNAVSLTVYGIGEELKGNKIPDDCLYEELNIYSPIYSELEDKGETPSPVDS